Sequence from the Leptospira bandrabouensis genome:
GGCTTTAAACAGGATGTTTTTGAGGCGTGGGATCATGGAAAAATCTTTGGATGCTAAATAACTTAAATCGGAGAGTTCGATGATTGATGGAAGGACGTCTATGTTGTTGGATTTTTTTACAGACTCCGCAAGGGTAGTTTCTGCGTTTAATACAGAGAGGGTATTGCCAGAATCAAAAAACTCAACGGGTTCTTCTGGGAAAAAAAAGTCGGAAAGATCGGCTTGTGGATCCATGTCGATAGCTAACGTGGACCCTTTTTTTGAAAGTGCTAGTGCTAGATGGATGGCGGTAGTGGATTTGGAAGTACCACCTTTAATATTGGCAACAGTAATGATCTTCATTGCAAAATGAGTTTGAAATTCCTGCTTCTTGGTGCAATAAAAATTAAGAAATTGGAATATTTTTTAAAAAGTACGCCGGCGTACTTTGGGATTTTCTAAAATTTATTTGCTAACTATGGTGGGAGTGGGTTTTGGATTTATTCTGCGCAAAGGATCGAAGCGGAAATCCTTTCCCGAAGGGAAAGATTGGAGCGGAGAGCCTGGTCGTTTCAGTTGAGATGAGAAACTGGGTTCATTCGATGCGCCCAAACCTTGGCTTTTGTTTTTACTGAAGAAAAGATAAAAAAATCTTGTACTATTTTTTGCTTATCTTTATACTGTTCTTAACCCCTTTAACCGGGTGATGTAAACTCTCTGAATTGTGTGGAAGCAGTTCAGAGAGACTTTTCTCCTCTTGCATCATTTTCCTCTTTATTCCCTTTCTACCCTACTCTCTCCCCAAACTTTTTCCATTTTATCGGTAGGTAACATCCATGGGTTGTGTAGGGATTATGTCACATTAAAACTTGACAGAATTTTGATTTTAGTATTAATAGATTTCAGGTGGGGGAGGTGTCCCCATACCTGAAAGCGGTCTTCCACAATTTTAACCGCTTATATACATCACCTGGAATTCAAATGAATTCCGAATCGGACGTTCGAAAGAACTTCCAAGAAATAAGTAACACCACCGAAGGTTTATCTTTTTGGTGTAACGAATCTAAGAGAAGAATTTCTTCTCTTAGCGCCGAAGGCTTGTGTTGGAAACAAGGGGCAGTTATGAGTGAATGGAAAAGAACGGGTGTTTGGGTCGCCCAATGGATGGAAGATTTGGATTTAACTCCAAACCAGACAAGGTTATATGCTGAGATTTTTTCTTTGGATGCAAAGGGAGGTTGTTTTGCATCGAATGAATATTTTGGAAAGGTGTTAAAACTAAAACGTGATACTGTTTCGCGTTTGATCTCTGAGTTGAAGAAAAAAGGTTTAATCAAACAAACTGGCTTTGATGGGAGACGGCGTTTTTTAACGCCTGTAAAAGAGAAGATTAATTCAGGATTGGATCCAAATCAGCAGGATAAGTTTCGTAAGGGAATCAAATGCGGATTAGGACTTGAATCCAAGGCTGATTCTTTTTTGGAGAAGAATTCATCTCTTAAATACGAAGTACAAAAAAGTATACATAATCCAATTTTTAAAAAAAATAATAATCCTGATTGGAAAGAGTTTTTAACTTGGAGCGAAAAACAACTTTCTTTCTCTACGAGTTTGGCGCTCTCTATGCTTCCCGGTCCAGAAGTGTTGACGGGTTGGCAACTTTCCTATTGGGAACGGTTTAAAGCCAATCCAAGGTAAAAATTAGCGGAGTGGGGTAAGACCGAAAAAGCTAGAAGTTTATTATTGTCATTTTATTTAACTTGTGTTAAATCTTGTCGAAACTGTTTTCTTCCGCCTGGATATTCGATGATGTAGATACATTGGCATGTTTCCCAGGCTGAACTTGCGAAAAAATATCCAGTATCTTCGGATTGACAAGAATCTTGTTTGGGTTTAATTTTGTGAGCAAATATAAGGCGACCAAGGTCCTTAGTCTCTACTTCGTCTAACTGGATCGATTCCTGTTCAAGGAGAATAGAGGTTAGTTTGGGAGAGGTAGAAAGTAGGTTTGTGGCATTGACACAGGTGCTTCTTCTCATGGCTAAACTACCTGATTCGATGGCCTGTGGGCTTGCTTTTGCAGAAACAGCCGCATAAAAAACTTCTAATCCGTCCTTATTTCTCCATTCTGACTTCCATGGCGTATAACTTTGGCAAGCGATGAAAAAGAATAATAGGGATGGTGCAAAATTTTTCATGTTTAAATCCTAAGTTTTTTTTTGACTTTGTCAATCGATCTTGGATGTGGGTAGGTCTCTCCAGGATAATTTATTGAAAATTATAGCAATCCGATTACCGTGGGGATAGTCCATGAGCCTTTTTAAGCCTTTACCTATTTTTTCTGGTCCTCTGGTTCAGTCTTTTTTAGCTTCCTTTAAATCTAAATCAGATAAAAGGTACGCTCATTCTATTGCTGGCGAATGGAGGTCGGTAAAAGCAAAAGATGGTACTACGTTACTTGCTCGCATTCATGAAGTGCCCGAACCGAAAGGACTTGTTATTTTGATACACGGATGGGAAGGAAGTATCCATTCCAGTTATATTGTTCGAACCACTAGACATTTTTTAAAAAAAGAATTTTCAGTATACAGGTTGAATTTGCGAGACCATGGAGATACTCATCATCTTAATGAAGGGATCTTTAACGGGAGTTTGCTTCTGGAGACTTATGAAGCGGTGCAGGCATTAGTAAAAAATTTTTGGTCTAAAGGCCCCGTTTATTTGGCGGGATTTTCATTGGGTGGAAATTTTGTTTTACGAATGGCGGCTCGCCACTCTCTCTCGAAACCTACAGACCAAATCCCAGGATTAAAGCATTGTTTTGCTTTTAGCCCCGCATTGGATCCCAAAAGTGCGACCATTAAAATGGATGAACATCCTTTCTTAAGAAAGTATTTTCTGAACTCATGGAAATCTTCTTTAATAAAAAAGGCAAATTTATTTCCTCATTTATATTCGTTCCATGATTTGGATGATTACCATTCGGTGATGCATTTAACTGCAAAGATGGTGAAGGATTCTTCGC
This genomic interval carries:
- a CDS encoding helix-turn-helix domain-containing protein, producing MSEWKRTGVWVAQWMEDLDLTPNQTRLYAEIFSLDAKGGCFASNEYFGKVLKLKRDTVSRLISELKKKGLIKQTGFDGRRRFLTPVKEKINSGLDPNQQDKFRKGIKCGLGLESKADSFLEKNSSLKYEVQKSIHNPIFKKNNNPDWKEFLTWSEKQLSFSTSLALSMLPGPEVLTGWQLSYWERFKANPR
- a CDS encoding YheT family hydrolase; amino-acid sequence: MSLFKPLPIFSGPLVQSFLASFKSKSDKRYAHSIAGEWRSVKAKDGTTLLARIHEVPEPKGLVILIHGWEGSIHSSYIVRTTRHFLKKEFSVYRLNLRDHGDTHHLNEGIFNGSLLLETYEAVQALVKNFWSKGPVYLAGFSLGGNFVLRMAARHSLSKPTDQIPGLKHCFAFSPALDPKSATIKMDEHPFLRKYFLNSWKSSLIKKANLFPHLYSFHDLDDYHSVMHLTAKMVKDSSQFSSVDEYFNSYTLNDLFFKSVKIPTTILTSMDDPVIPWKEFAEIPPSSYLEVVIESKGGHCGFIEDLNRSSYYWKLMEKKMG